The DNA sequence ttaaaaattttgcaCTCGGAAAGTGCTATAAGAAGAGAGCTTTGTAAGAGTTTGTCCATCGAGTAACAGAGATATCTCAGTTTTTCACTCTAGGACTGGAGAGCGAGTGAGAGAGAtctcttagtttttatttttacacTTTTAGAGTGTGCTTTATATATATGTTGTGGGTTCATACAAATATCTGATTTTATGACGCTTTAATATCACAGTTTCTATGGCGGCCGAATGAAGATTAGGTTGTGGCAAGGCTAATGCCACCAGATGTGATGGGTCAATCGATGGGGATCATTGATACAAGGGGACAAAGCTTTTGACTACAACCCTTCCCATGCGCTTATATGGATTTGTAAATATTACGTTCTGGTTCTTATGTACccaagaaaatataaaatgtgAAAAGAGACACCTGTGTATGACAGTAACAATTTCTCTGTGAATAAAGTAATTAGCATCCCTACTTGAAGGTTGCGtctctaatttaaaaataattaatagcaATGTAACAGGGCATAGATATGCAAGTTTAAAATTATTCAAGACCCTTGAGATACCTAGACCTGTATATTTCAAATATGCCAGAAAATTTTGCCTAATTTATGATTTATAACCCGGCTGGCACATTAGCTACAATTGATCGATTAAATTAAAGGTTTTGTTGATTGAACAGTTGTTCCATCTCCAAGTCAGGTTCCTAAATTCCTTACATCATCCAGCTGGAACCCAGATCCTAGATCTGCtgctttggatgcctggttctccGGTTTGTTATCCTGCAACATCTTAACAAATTATAGCCATATGTCAGTACACAGTTCACAGCATATACCATAATAGACTACTTAACAAGTGTTAAGTTTTGGTATCCTAGCTTCCATCTTACTTGCATAACAATTTTAAGTCAAGACTGTTTTTACCTGCAATAACTGTGTCATTTTTCCGGTCTTGGTAAAGTCTGACGGTTGGGGAGCTGATGCGGTATTTTCCTGAGGATGAGATTGTACAGCTTGTAGAGGCCTAATTAAAACGGGTTGATCCATGtcatttactttttcttcttgTCTACAGCTTGGTTCCTTCAGTTGCGTCTTGTCACCTGGCTTACTGTTGTCAGTGTCAACATCCATGACATCTGATGGAGCTTCGATCCTCTTGACAACCTCTGTAACGAGCTGCTCAAAGGGTGCGTTAGGCACTCTCATTGTTTTCAGTTCTTCAGTTGGCAGATTAGAAGACTGATGGTGAGGAACGGCTTCGCACTGCATGCTGCTCGACAAGATGTTCTGGCTAGTTTGAGAGGTAAGTGCTTGATTTCCATCTGGTGCTGGAATTTCTTTGGCAACACTTGCTCCACTCCCTACAGAAACTTGGGCCATAAATTGGGACGGTGGAGTTGAAACTGGCAACCCATTTGAAAAATTGGTAGGTTGGAGCAAAGCAGGCACTATATTACCTCCAGGTATTTGAGGAGCAGTTTGACCTGCCACAGTAGGCGCATTGTTTCCTAAAGTGACAACCGAATTACTAGAACCAGCTGCCGTTCTAGGTACAAGAGGGAGTGACGGTGACCCATTCATTGCATGAATGTCATTTCTATTAATGTTTGCATGCTGTTCATTCCTTTCCTTTGGGAGAGGATTCTGAAACTGAGCAGTTCCAGAAGGGATGGGAACCTCATCTCTTCGGATCATTGGAACACCTGGAGCAACATCATTTTCAGACGAGATAGGAACATATCGTCCAGGCTTGAAGACTAGCCCCCTCAAAGTAGTATCAGAATCACCAACTCTTACACTGAGCAGATACCCGGCATCAAATACTGCCTCAATTACACCAGAAACTGCCTGACCAATCATGGCATCATTTTCTTGATTCCTTTGAAAGTGTTGATTTACATTAGCCCCTTGAAATCCAGGATGTACTACCGCTGGCTCACCACTGACAGAATTCAGCTTTTTACTGTAACTATGTGAAATATATGAACCATCTTCCAAATCTGGTCGTGGGTACTTCCTTGGACGACCACGTTTGCGCTTCAAAGGCACATCGCCAGAACCATCTGgagtgttattttggttttgctgGTCCATATTATTATCTCTGTAACTCCAAGGTCTACAATTACAAGAGGagggaagggggggggggggggatcaaTAAGCTTCTTGAGTGGATTAAGTGTGTTTGGATTAGCTTATGCTAAAAACAGCTTACAAGCAAAATATCTGAGAGGTTCAAGAAGAGTGGCTACACCCCAACAAAATGTGATTATAAATGCATGCAACattgataaacaaaaatataaatatgtactACAGCCAGCAGATAGGAACATAGTTTTCTAAAACAAGACAAATTTTATGTACTCTCTACTAGGATAATGATAAACCTGCCTCAAGGTCACGAGCTACCAACTCATTGCCTAGTGTTACTAAAACCAATATTAGTAGCAAAATCAATATCATGGCTATTTGAGATGGTGTAATGATTTGGTACTATCAGCACACAATCTAACGTATAATATACCATTTTCCATATTCTACCTCACTATCAACAAAATTAATTAGTAGTTTCTAATTTAATAAAGTTTACAACACACAAACAAATTGTTACCATTTTGAGAGATCTACAGTAAGCTTGTTGCCACaaagaatagaaaaatattagtgatACACATATGTACAGGTTTCATATTTTCATCTAGGCTTGCTTGGGAGAGTTTCGACCATCAGGAAAAGTCATGTTTGTTTAATCATCTGGCTGAAGGAATtgaaagaaacaacaaaacaaaccATACTCGATGAAACGCAGAACAAAAGTTTGACCACCAACTAACTAAAATTTCAAAACTGCAAGTGAAAGAAAGAAGTAAATGAAAACAAGTATCATAATGGAATGCAGGGAAAATAAACAGATATAATGAAGTATGCACAGTATCAAGAGTAAGTCATAATATAAGAAacatataaatgacaagaaacaatataaaatattaaagcaATAAAACAGAATATGTAACATCACTAAGGCCCAGTTTGGGTAAACAGcttaattaagctccttttgaaaaaaagaatttaaacaataaatacttatattaaaagtaacttgtaaataagttattttgtgtttggttttttagtcctaaaagtgcttattttaaaagaagaatGATAAAAAGCTTTTTACTataagagaagtcatttttttaacttctccatAAGCACTTAAATAACACTTTAGAAAGttacaatttggttttgaaaattgcaccaaaCATTAATGCTATaacttttcataagttaaaagtaaaaaaaaagttacttatGGACCTATCCAAACTAACAAGAATGGGTTGGATATTAAGCATTTGACAAAAATGCCTTGTCTATAGACATAGCATTATAGGACACAATGGCATTATTCAATCCATTTAGCCAACCCCACTTAGCACAAGGAAAAAACTCATATTCGAAGTCCATATTGTATGCAACCCCAACCCATCCAAATTGTCATTGGTACCAATCTTTAACAGAATATGCATGCAACCAATATGCAGAAAAAGGAGTAAAGACCAATCCTTTTAGAACTCTATAAGAAAAATATCGTAGGACTCATTAATTAGTTGGGGGAGTCATGTTACCATTAAGAAAAAGTAGAAGGGATTAATTAGGTGTATTTGATTATATTGAGCATTTCTCTTGGAGAGATTGTGGAGCTTCTAAATCTTCCACTACCAATCGATACCCCACTTGTATTTCCCCCAACAAAGTGCTAGTGATTTCCCAATTAAACACATTTCTAGGCTTTTATTAGTACCATTTCAAACATATGTAACTGTAATCCATTGACGATTGCCGACACTGAATAAACACATTATACATATAATCTCAGTTCAGTTGCATTAGCAATACTTCATTCAGCTGGTGTGGCCATTCAAATCTGGAAGCAAGAAAGGAGGACTAAGAAAAGGTGTCTTGATGAGGCTTTGGCGGCTGTTGGAGCAATTTTTCGTTTTGAGAAAATGAAATTTTGTACTAACTCTGACAGGTATATCAACATAATTATGAGCAAATAATAAGGAGGATATAAGGAGTTTTCTATAGATGATGGAAGAGAGCAGCTCATAAGGGAATAGATTGAAAAGGCAAGGAACAAACTAGAATGGATCATGTCATCCTATAAAATGAATCGTAAGTTTAATGGGTAAGGCAAAGGGGCATAATGACAATGCCTCCTTCCCATTCCAATTTAATGGGGGCAAAGGAAAAGGACTGAGTGGCAAGGGGTGGAAATTTTTGCAATTCCGCATTCTCTTTTTGAATCAGTCTCAAACACATTCTAGCAAAACTAGTCATTCACTTCCTTAATTGTTTCCTCTATTCAATCTTATTCAAAGCCAGTGAACTACAACTAGTCAAGTACTCATTTGAGGGAACAAAATTTGAAAGTATATCAACACAGAGATGCAGAAGCACCATAAAAACAGAGAAAGGGCTACTCTACAGTCTacagaataataaattaaatagtaaagaAAGTGTTTCTAGCTATTGGACCTCTTTCAGTGCTGGTAACATTGGCAGCAACACAAGCACCTGCAACAATTATCAACACAAAAGTca is a window from the Arachis hypogaea cultivar Tifrunner chromosome 1, arahy.Tifrunner.gnm2.J5K5, whole genome shotgun sequence genome containing:
- the LOC112789882 gene encoding uncharacterized protein isoform X4, whose translation is MDQQNQNNTPDGSGDVPLKRKRGRPRKYPRPDLEDGSYISHSYSKKLNSVSGEPAVVHPGFQGANVNQHFQRNQENDAMIGQAVSGVIEAVFDAGYLLSVRVGDSDTTLRGLVFKPGRYVPISSENDVAPGVPMIRRDEVPIPSGTAQFQNPLPKERNEQHANINRNDIHAMNGSPSLPLVPRTAAGSSNSVVTLGNNAPTVAGQTAPQIPGGSGASVAKEIPAPDGNQALTSQTSQNILSSSMQCEAVPHHQSSNLPTEELKTMRVPNAPFEQLVTEVVKRIEAPSDVMDVDTDNSKPGDKTQLKEPSCRQEEKVNDMDQPVLIRPLQAVQSHPQENTASAPQPSDFTKTGKMTQLLQDNKPENQASKAADLGSGFQLDDVRNLGT
- the LOC112789882 gene encoding uncharacterized protein isoform X1, with translation MDQQNQNNTPDGSGDVPLKRKRGRPRKYPRPDLEDGSYISHSYSKKLNSVSGEPAVVHPGFQGANVNQHFQRNQENDAMIGQAVSGVIEAVFDAGYLLSVRVGDSDTTLRGLVFKPGRYVPISSENDVAPGVPMIRRDEVPIPSGTAQFQNPLPKERNEQHANINRNDIHAMNGSPSLPLVPRTAAGSSNSVVTLGNNAPTVAGQTAPQIPGGNIVPALLQPTNFSNGLPVSTPPSQFMAQVSVGSGASVAKEIPAPDGNQALTSQTSQNILSSSMQCEAVPHHQSSNLPTEELKTMRVPNAPFEQLVTEVVKRIEAPSDVMDVDTDNSKPGDKTQLKEPSCRQEEKVNDMDQPVLIRPLQAVQSHPQENTASAPQPSDFTKTGKMTQLLQMLQDNKPENQASKAADLGSGFQLDDVRNLGT
- the LOC112789882 gene encoding uncharacterized protein isoform X3, whose protein sequence is MDQQNQNNTPDGSGDVPLKRKRGRPRKYPRPDLEDGSYISHSYSKKLNSVSGEPAVVHPGFQGANVNQHFQRNQENDAMIGQAVSGVIEAVFDAGYLLSVRVGDSDTTLRGLVFKPGRYVPISSENDVAPGVPMIRRDEVPIPSGTAQFQNPLPKERNEQHANINRNDIHAMNGSPSLPLVPRTAAGSSNSVVTLGNNAPTVAGQTAPQIPGGSGASVAKEIPAPDGNQALTSQTSQNILSSSMQCEAVPHHQSSNLPTEELKTMRVPNAPFEQLVTEVVKRIEAPSDVMDVDTDNSKPGDKTQLKEPSCRQEEKVNDMDQPVLIRPLQAVQSHPQENTASAPQPSDFTKTGKMTQLLQMLQDNKPENQASKAADLGSGFQLDDVRNLGT
- the LOC112789882 gene encoding uncharacterized protein isoform X2, producing the protein MDQQNQNNTPDGSGDVPLKRKRGRPRKYPRPDLEDGSYISHSYSKKLNSVSGEPAVVHPGFQGANVNQHFQRNQENDAMIGQAVSGVIEAVFDAGYLLSVRVGDSDTTLRGLVFKPGRYVPISSENDVAPGVPMIRRDEVPIPSGTAQFQNPLPKERNEQHANINRNDIHAMNGSPSLPLVPRTAAGSSNSVVTLGNNAPTVAGQTAPQIPGGNIVPALLQPTNFSNGLPVSTPPSQFMAQVSVGSGASVAKEIPAPDGNQALTSQTSQNILSSSMQCEAVPHHQSSNLPTEELKTMRVPNAPFEQLVTEVVKRIEAPSDVMDVDTDNSKPGDKTQLKEPSCRQEEKVNDMDQPVLIRPLQAVQSHPQENTASAPQPSDFTKTGKMTQLLQDNKPENQASKAADLGSGFQLDDVRNLGT